AAAAATTCTATATTTAATATTGAATATTTGCCTTTATATTCTAACGCTTAAAATGTAACTACTCTATGTAAGGTAAACTAATTAAAAAAGCTATCGATAATTAAATTTATCGATAGCTTTTTAATTAATTTAAATTATCTTATTCATGTTCTATTATCCCATATCCACCATTTCTACGTTTATATACTATAGATACTTCATCTGTATCTATATTTCTAAACATATAGAAATCATGCTCTATTAATTCCATCTGTAACACCGCTTCTTCGGCACTCATAGGTTTCATATCAAACTTTTTATGTCTTTCTATTACTATATCTAAATTATCTTCATCATCGTCTTCAAAGTCAATGTCCTCATTTAATTCTACACCTTGGAATCTTATACTCTCACTATCTTGATGTCTATCTTGCAATCTATTTTTATATCTTCTTAATTGCTTATTTAATTTATCATAAACTATGTCTATAGCTGCATATAAGTTTTCTTCTATATCTTCAGCTCTAACTATTGGTCCACTTATAGGGATTATTGTTACTTCTACTTTTTGTCTTGATTTTTTAGCACTAACTGTCACTTTCACTTCTGTTTCTGGATGAAGGTAGTAGTCTAATCTTCCGATTTTCTCTTCTATCGCACCTTTAATTCCATCTGTTAGTTCCATTTGTTTTCCAGATATTATTATATTCATAAGAACATCTCCCTTCAGTTATAGCAGTATAATTAGTTATACTTTAATAAAGTATTCTACTCTGACTTATATAATCCTTTATTTTTATTGTTAACTTTTCTAAATTAATATATTCAAATAAAATAAGATTAATTTTGGGATAATCTACAAATTATATATGTGGATTAATATTAACACTATAACTGTGGATAATGTGGATAATTTTGTTAATAACTCTACTTATTGTGCATTTCAAGCTATTTTTATAATATCGACTATCCACAAATGTCTACAATAGTTGTTATTTATTTGTGAATTAGTGTCGTTTTTTAATGATTTATACAATTTTAAACATAAAATTTTTTTTTTATAAATTTATACATTTTTTTAAAAAATTCTATATTATAATTGAGGATTTTCTCCATTCATTATTTTTTTCATAGTTCTCATTGAGCACATCTTTCCACACATAGTACAGCTTTCTTTTTCAGTTGGAACAGAACTTTCTCTATATAATTTTGGTTTTTCTGGTTCTAATGATAAATTTATCATGTCTTCAAAATTTATATCTGCTCTAGCTTTGCTCATCTTGTAATCCCATTCTCTAGCTTTTGATATTCCTTTAGCTATATCAGCTGCATGCGCTGCTATTTTGGCTGCAACTATTCCTTCTTTCATATCATCTAAATCAGGTA
Above is a genomic segment from Romboutsia lituseburensis containing:
- the hpf gene encoding ribosome hibernation-promoting factor, HPF/YfiA family; translated protein: MNIIISGKQMELTDGIKGAIEEKIGRLDYYLHPETEVKVTVSAKKSRQKVEVTIIPISGPIVRAEDIEENLYAAIDIVYDKLNKQLRRYKNRLQDRHQDSESIRFQGVELNEDIDFEDDDEDNLDIVIERHKKFDMKPMSAEEAVLQMELIEHDFYMFRNIDTDEVSIVYKRRNGGYGIIEHE